In Drosophila bipectinata strain 14024-0381.07 chromosome 2R, DbipHiC1v2, whole genome shotgun sequence, one genomic interval encodes:
- the LOC108131624 gene encoding LOW QUALITY PROTEIN: gram-negative bacteria-binding protein 3 (The sequence of the model RefSeq protein was modified relative to this genomic sequence to represent the inferred CDS: deleted 1 base in 1 codon) → MSSYKVPAAEVSALSPQGFKVSIPDEKGITLFAFHGKLNKPMVDLRDQTWATDIILPTHGRWVYENSEVLLKVGDILYYWLTVRYNGLDYHAMHQISRFDAPSSAQ, encoded by the exons ATGTCGAGCTACAAAGTTCCAGCCGCGGAGGTGTCTGCGCTTTCACCCCAAGGCTTTAAAGTCTCCATACCAGATGAGAAGGGAATAACACTTTTCGCTTTCCACGGAAAACTCAACAAGCCAATGGTTGATCTGAGAGATCAAACCTGGGCCACGGACATTATCCTTCCAACACATGGTCGATGGGTTTATGAAAATAGCGAAGTTTTG TTGAAAGTCGGAGACATTCTATACTATTGGCTAACTGTGCGTTATAATGGGTTGGATTATCATGCAATGCACCAAATCAGCCGGTTCGATGCTCCAAGTTCAGCGCAGTGA
- the LOC108131427 gene encoding trichohyalin yields MDFSGESGNLKNKNLPMEDRLDRSCRKKLDIIRTLTLGKTSQKDLGLCVTWLGILCRAAKKEAQEKDCLMELMLRQLQETGQLSLPFTDITNCVRNLSELLTPEGLGQPQLLQPMVSRENNNDNTQQYQWREKLHQLDQLEVLYKHGELIDSASTTKSEGVRLPAGTEKCSGMLRVKGANEVRFKDKTMPPTKPINKSQPSKPRVSPAEGTSARQRQDRELRMLEINLRKEKERLDREFRAKQREQERAQLAEQIRLDREQLLTGQQVWQQERRRLQEKVQARIEHERYMIRKKREEQREQDERTRERRQRDQVEWKQMHRKRREMERIDRQERARLLNPKEEFVTIMTPKKRMESGELQSAEKVISWMVLCPSCRENVVHIPSQSKLHTPEQHPQTLEEASSKSISQGSNVNIKETRQTKQAEHLKEQPDPDRKKKSRESLRDNRLECDQGTSTVKNIKRIRQLQKEQMIEVVKLIRQSRDDQVQKRVLQQELELKRSAEQANPTARDSKLLQMDQVAELENIQGFLEEQDLQKSDEQSKKKEELELALKKAELMEQQLLQKLEQERKEKEELEKKVAERLENLRESLRSKENKVIKEKNGEIEECVEENIEKSQVLLINSLNTKEQESPSFSKEPEKSLEKIIEEKKAEKGNQDVLENNKEIDEKKQQEFPSRPSPKEKDHNKEGGERDSKKKVKNQENQGDNTMVDENNIQKSPISIIERERHSGVIKERGSKKKNLETQGENTNIEEKNKQKSPDIKRQTEKPFGDRKSQKENQEVLDDDEKKQQEIIPQGSSIPLSLLVEIGRKWEEMERKNEEKREREKNKEKEPKRSIEEKSPWEIEEEGKENYDYERLQKKDGERTEDAIFKRKVEKIEHKTEKGHQERIEKDEEYINALEDKRKAEEKLLGKRAQDNMRTRLHGKSENVGPDALDLKKTHKERLCPGGEMTESKENKKANEENNEFEIFKSNVEDKIEKELRRKVVRRTEAVEERKRVTLEKEEMETSVKKHQQEKESLLSMGRRSVEEASRQEVIVQMERKAQIERRVNEDLEKKAMQELFEAEQEFRKQEQMQVEHLQKMREQSQKGKEEMQRLFQHYTSFWKNRSNDRMKELESEIVQRKPEEVWCQEEPASSPEMKPERRSYSSKDMERNRRVTQGLKKPVKLQLRQMLRNNDYRAVRGEDVDRNENKLRNGQESPTLQQSTSRSEGSEMKIGHRSEPEKEIPPGDVAPKPKNIKQFIQQRRHEVEVSFNKPFAGRFEGGSQFPCYLRHHSPIRELNRQRTEENWLKVDKERKQRVRSIERLDQKLDSERRSLEGDDFGWTQLTDRSQEPRDRPELQRSQPQNFQPGPLEDHNRCFGVKETIRCYEPRVRQSLQRSVHQNYQKRPLRDHNQLFDEEPTPIEESVKEIISSSSSGHTPEIRLSLVGRFCPERRTYIVGTNEKQSQRNRNQGGQESIGTDLWNLMKNSRPHIPKPRQDRCQPYEGRRSPSNTDVTHPGRSLLRSSTKVCNTKCKNFHMAFLESAKRIIAVLRASNANPSSSESSEECARHLGQKLPEPIFRNLAEPLLESSQDLAQNLVAIVSTLDEQLERHVGHLRNEWNCFLDQRRTVKKLQNQLHQAERDQMVASSRSSVFNVLIQWWNLNRTSVNLLKDLFSEYCDLGDPLVKETLDTIEWFYGEWSLQKLVFEHL; encoded by the coding sequence ATGGATTTTAGTGGTGAGAGTGGTAacctcaaaaataaaaaccttcCAATGGAGGATCGACTGGATCGTAGTTGCCGCAAGAAATTGGATATCATCCGCACCCTGACCCTTGGAAAGACGAGTCAGAAAGATCTTGGTCTCTGTGTTACCTGGCTTGGAATTCTATGCCGTGCAGCCAAAAAGGAGGCTCAAGAAAAGGACTGCCTCATGGAGTTGATGCTGCGCCAGTTGCAGGAGACTGGCCAGTTATCGTTGCCTTTTACCGACATTACCAATTGCGTTCGTAATCTTAGCGAACTTCTCACCCCAGAAGGCTTAGGTCAGCCACAGCTACTTCAACCGATGGTCTCCAGGGAAAATAACAACGATAATACACAACAATATCAGTGGAGGGAAAAGCTTCATCAGCTGGACCAGTTGGAGGTGCTCTACAAGCACGGTGAGTTGATTGACTCGGCTTCAACGACGAAGTCCGAGGGAGTCCGCTTACCAGCCGGAACTGAAAAGTGTTCCGGGATGCTCAGGGTGAAAGGAGCGAATGAGGTTAGATTCAAGGACAAGACGATGCCGCCGACGAAACCTATTAACAAGAGTCAACCCTCAAAGCCTAGAGTGTCGCCTGCTGAAGGAACTTCCGCTCGCCAGCGACAGGATCGCGAACTTAGAATGCTGGAAATCAACCTCCGAAAGGAAAAGGAGCGACTGGACCGGGAGTTTCGGGCCAAGCAACGTGAACAAGAACGTGCCCAGTTGGCCGAGCAGATCCGGCTGGATCGAGAGCAGCTGTTGACAGGACAACAGGTGTGGCAACAGGAGCGACGTAGGTTGCAAGAAAAGGTCCAGGCTCGGATTGAACACGAGCGGTACATGATAAGGAAGAAGCGGGAGGAGCAGCGCGAGCAGGACGAACGTACCAGAGAACGACGCCAGCGGGATCAGGTGGAATGGAAGCAAATGCATCGGAAACGCCGTGAAATGGAAAGAATAGATCGCCAGGAGCGGGCCAGGCTCCTAAATCCCAAAGAGGAATTTGTGACGATCATGACACCTAAAAAGCGAATGGAAAGCGGGGAACTACAGAGTGCTGAAAAAGTTATATCCTGGATGGTGTTGTGTCCATCGTGTAGAGAGAACGTAGTCCACATTCCAAGCCAGTCCAAACTCCATACCCCGGAGCAACATCCTCAAACACTGGAAGAAGCTTCTTCTAAAAGTATCTCACAAGGATCTAATGTAAACATCAAAGAAACTCGTCAAACTAAACAAGCAGAACATCTTAAAGAGCAACCAGACCCTGATAGAAAGAAGAAAAGCAGGGAAAGTCTGCGGGATAATAGACTCGAGTGCGACCAAGGCACTTCTACTGTTAAGAACATAAAAAGGATTCGACAACTCCAAAAGGAGCAAATGATAGAGGTGGTAAAGCTCATCCGGCAATCTAGAGACGATCAGGTCCAAAAGAGAGTTCTGCAACAAGAATTGGAACTTAAACGCAGTGCGGAACAAGCTAATCCAACAGCCCGTGACTCGAAGCTCTTACAAATGGATCAAGTGGCAGAACTTGAAAATATTCAAGGATTTCTGGAAGAACAGGACTTACAAAAAAGCGATGAACAATCCAAGAAGAAAGAAGAATTGGAGCTTGCTCTAAAAAAAGCAGAACTAATGGAACAACAATTATTGCAGAAACTTGAgcaagaaaggaaagaaaaagagGAACTTGAAAAGAAAGTAGCTGAACGCCTGGAAAATTTAAGGGAAAGCCTAAGATCAAAAGAGAATAAGGTAATAAAGGAGAAAAATGGTGAAATAGAAGAATGTGTAGaggaaaatattgagaaaagTCAAgttcttttaataaattctttaaatacAAAAGAACAAGAAAGTCCTTCTTTCTCAAAAGAACCAGAAAAATCTCTGGAGAAGATCAttgaagaaaagaaagctgAAAAGGGAAATCAAGACGTCctggaaaataataaagaaattgaTGAAAAGAAGCAACAGGAATTTCCATCACGACCATCACCAAAAGAAAAAGATCATAATAAAGAAGGTGGAGAAAGAGATAGTAAGAAGAAAGTAAAAAATCAAGAGAACCAGGGAGATAATACAATGGttgatgaaaataatattcaaaagAGTCCTATTTCCATCATTGAACGAGAAAGACATAGTGGAGTTATTAAGGAAAGAGGaagtaaaaagaaaaacctaGAGACGCAGGGCGAAAATACTaatattgaagaaaaaaacaagcaaaaaaGCCCCGACATAAAAAGACAGACAGAGAAGCCTTTTGGAGACCGAAAAAGTCAAAAGGAAAATCAAGAGGTCCTGGACGATGATGAAAAGAAACAACAGGAAATTATCCCTCAAGGATCTTCCATACCGCTCTCTTTACTCGTGGAAATAGGAAGAAAATGGGAAGAAatggaaagaaaaaatgaagagaaGAGAGAAAGGGAGAAGAATAAGGAAAAAGAACCTAAAAGAAGTATTGAAGAAAAATCAccttgggaaatcgaagaagaaggtaaagaaaattatgattatgagaggttacaaaaaaaagatggAGAACGAACAGAGGACGCCATTTTCAAAAGAAAAGTTGAGAAAATAGAACATAAGACGGAAAAAGGACATCAAGAAAGAATTGAAAAAGATGAAGAATATATTAACGCATTAGAAGATAAAAGAAAAGCTGAAGAGAAATTACTGGGGAAAAGAGCTCAAGATAATATGAGAACAAGACTTCAtggaaaatcagaaaatgtaGGTCCGGATGCATTAGATCTTAAAAAGACCCATAAAGAAAGACTATGTCCTGGTGGAGAGATGACAGAATCAAAGGAGAATAAAAAAGCTAATGAAGAAAATAacgaatttgaaatttttaaatctaaCGTAGAAGACAAAATCGAAAAGGAGTTACGACGTAAAGTAGTAAGGCGTACGGAAGCTGTTGAAGAAAGGAAGCGGGTGACATTGGAGAAAGAAGAAATGGAAACATCAGTGAAAAAACATCAACAAGAAAAAGAAAGTCTTCTAAGTATGGGAAGAAGAAGCGTGGAGGAGGCTAGCCGACAGGAAGTCATAGTACAAATGGAGAGAAAGGCGCAAATTGAAAGAAGAGTCAATGAAGACCTTGAAAAAAAGGCAATGCAGGAGCTTTTTGAAGCTGAGCAAGAATTTAGAAAACAGGAGCAAATGCAAGTTGAACATTTGCAAAAAATGAGAGAGCAGAGTCAGAAAGGAAAAGAAGAAATGCAGCGGCTCTTCCAGCATTATACGAGTTTTTGGAAGAATCGAAGTAACGACAGAATGAAGGAGTTGGAATCAGAAATAGTACAAAGAAAACCGGAAGAGGTATGGTGCCAAGAGGAGCCAGCAAGCAGTCCGGAAATGAAACCAGAAAGACGTAGTTACAGTTCTAAGGACATGGAAAGAAATAGGCGTGTGACTCAAGGATTAAAAAAACCGGTTAAACTACAATTAAGACAAATGCTTAGAAATAATGACTATAGGGCAGTCCGGGGCGAAGACGTAGATAGAAATGAAAACAAGCTAAGAAACGGGCAAGAATCTCCAACTTTACAACAGTCTACTTCGAGATCGGAGGGAAGCGAAATGAAAATTGGACACAGATCAGAACCTGAAAAAGAAATACCTCCTGGCGATGTGGCcccaaaacctaaaaatattaaacaatttattcAGCAACGGAGACACGAAGTGGAGGTCTCATTTAATAAACCTTTTGCGGGTCGATTTGAAGGAGGTAGCCAATTTCCTTGTTACTTGCGACATCACAGTCCTATCCGTGAACTAAACAGGCAGAGGACAGAGGAAAACTGGCTCAAAGTCGACAAGGAAAGAAAACAGCGTGTCCGTAGTATAGAAAGATTGGACCAAAAACTAGATTCGGAGCGGCGCAGCTTGGAGGGAGATGATTTTGGCTGGACCCAGCTTACAGATAGGTCCCAGGAACCTAGAGATCGGCCGGAATTACAGAGATCTCAACCTCAAAACTTCCAACCAGGACCTTTAGAAGACCATAATCGATGTTTTGGCGTAAAGGAGACAATCAGATGTTACGAACCTAGAGTTCGACAGTCTCTTCAAAGATCTGTACatcaaaattaccaaaaaagaCCCTTAAGGGACCACAATCAATTATTTGACGAAGAGCCGACCCCCATAGAAGAATCTGTCAAAGAAATTATATCATCTTCAAGCAGTGGACATACACCTGAAATTCGCCTTTCCCTGGTAGGTAGATTTTGTCCAGAAAGAAGAACCTATATAGTGGGGACCAATGAGAAACAATCTCAAAGAAATCGAAATCAAGGAGGGCAAGAATCGATAGGAACTGATCTTTggaatttaatgaaaaattctcGACCACACATTCCAAAGCCAAGACAGGACAGATGTCAGCCATATGAAGGTAGAAGAAGCCCTTCCAACACCGACGTTACACACCCAGGACGTTCATTACTTCGGTCTTCAACGAAAGTCTGCAATACCAAATGCAAGAATTTTCACATGGCATTTTTGGAGAGTGCCAAACGCATTATAGCAGTTCTTCGCGCTTCAAACGCTAATCCCAGTAGCTCTGAATCCTCCGAGGAGTGTGCCAGACATCTCGGCCAGAAGTTGCCCGAGCCGATCTTTCGCAATCTGGCCGAACCTCTTTTGGAAAGTAGCCAGGATTTGGCCCAAAATCTTGTGGCGATAGTCTCTACTTTGGATGAGCAACTAGAGAGGCATGTGGGTCATCTTCGGAACGAGTGGAATTGTTTCCTGGATCAGCGCCGAACGGTTAAGAAGCTGCAAAATCAACTTCACCAAGCGGAGCGTGATCAAATGGTTGCCTCATCCCGGTCATCAGTATTTAATGTTTTAATCCAATGGTGGAACTTAAACAGGACCTCCGTGAACTTGTTGAAGGATCTATTTTCCGAATACTGTGACTTAGGCGATCCTTTGGTAAAGGAAACTCTGGATACGATTGAATGGTTTTATGGTGAATGGAGTTTGCAGAAGTTGGTGTTTGAGCACCTTTGA
- the LOC108131622 gene encoding alpha-amylase A-like — MLLAKSFVCLTLLVLAKAQFNPNYVAGRSGIVHLFEWKWDDIGTECENFLGPKGYAGVQVSPVNENAVKEGRPWWERYQPISYQLMTRSGNEEQFARMVRRCNKVGVRIYVDVVFNHMAADGGTVGTGGSVANPSIKSYPAVPYSNPDFHHTCAINNYNDAAQVRNCELVGLHDLNQGSSYVRDKIVLFLNHLIDLGVAGFRVDAAKHMWPADLGLIYSRLKNLNTAHGFVQGSKAFIIQEVIDMGGEAISKFEYTSLGLVTEFRHSNSIGKVFRGKDQLRWLTNWGTEWAFAPSNCSLVFVDNHDNQRGHGPGGDDVLTYKASKQYKMANAFMLAHPFGTPRIMSSFGFENTDQGPPTIDGQNIASPTFNTDDSCGGGWICEHRWRQIYNMVAFRNAAGLDPVQNWWDNGSNQIAFSRGNKGFVAFNSDNSDLNQSLQTGLPKGSYCDVISGAKKGSSCTGKTVVVESNGMARVIINRSEQDGVLAIHVNAKF; from the exons ATGCTTTTGGCCAAGAGTTTTGTGTGTCTTACCCTTTTGGTGCTGGCCAAGGCCCAATTCAACCCAAATTATGTGGCAGGCCGCAGTGGCATAGTTCATCTCTTTGAATGGAAATGGGATGACATTGGCACAGAGTGTGAAAACTTTCTGGGACCGAAGGGCTACGCAGGTGTCCAG GTTTCGCCGGTTAATGAAAATGCTGTGAAAGAAGGTCGACCCTGGTGGGAGAGATACCAACCCATATCCTACCAGTTGATGACTCGTTCTGGAAATGAAGAGCAATTTGCTAGGATGGTCCGCCGGTGTAATAAGGTGGGAGTTCGCATCTACGTGGATGTAGTCTTTAATCACATGGCAGCCGATGGTGGGACTGTCGGCACTGGAGGAAGTGTTGCCAATCCCAGTATCAAAAGCTATCCTGCAGTTCCTTATTCAAATCCGGACTTTCATCATACCTGTGCCATCAACAATTACAACGATGCCGCCCAGGTGCGAAACTGCGAGCTGGTTGGCTTGCACGATTTGAACCAAGGAAGCTCATATGTCAGGGACAAGATTGTGCTGTTTCTGAACCATTTGATTGACCTTGGTGTGGCAGGATTTCGGGTGGATGCCGCCAAGCATATGTGGCCCGCCGACCTGGGGTTGATCTACAGTCGCCTTAAGAATCTCAATACTGCACACGGCTTTGTTCAGGGCTCTAAGGCCTTCATTATCCAGGAGGTGATTGATATGGGCGGTGAGGCTATCAGCAAGTTCGAATACACTAGCCTGGGGTTGGTCACTGAGTTCCGGCACTCCAATTCCATTGGCAAGGTCTTTCGTGGCAAAGACCAGCTCAGGTGGTTGACCAACTGGGGGACTGAATGGGCTTTTGCTCCCTCGAACTGCTCCCTGGTGTTTGTAGACAACCACGATAACCAACGCGGCCATGGACCAGGTGGTGACGATGTGCTTACCTATAAGGCATCAAAGCAGTATAAGATGGCAAATGCCTTCATGCTGGCCCACCCTtttggcactccacgcatcaTGTCTTCCTTTGGCTTTGAAAACACGGATCAGGGACCACCCACCATCGATGGTCAGAACATTGCCAGTCCCACTTTTAATACCGACGATTCGTGCGGGGGCGGTTGGATTTGCGAACATCGCTGGCGCCAGATCTATAACATGGTGGCTTTCCGAAATGCCGCTGGATTGGATCCAGTTCAGAACTGGTGGGATAACGGCAGCAACCAGATTGCCTTCAGTCGGGGAAACAAGGGATTTGTGGCATTCAATAGCGACAACTCCGACCTGAACCAATCTTTGCAGACGGGACTTCCTAAAGGATCCTATTGTGATGTTATCTCTGGCGCAAAGAAAGGATCTTCTTGCACTGGCAAGACAGTAGTCGTAGAATCTAATGGAATGGCCAGAGTTATCATCAATCGGTCTGAGCAGGATGGTGTCCTTGCTATTCATGTAAATGCTAAGTTTTAA